AAATGCATgtcattacacatttttttatcttatacctcacgttaaaaaaatacttctctcCAATCTTTTTGATACACGTACGACCAAATGATAATTAAACCtaaacctttttaaaaactttttcaaactttACAACCACCACATTATGATTTTGATAGGGCAGTGTACATATTCTTTGGACGACATAAACTTCTTCCCTTTTCTTTTCTaactgaaataaatgtaatataaagagATATATCAAtgaattagttttttatttttattcttagagcTACCACAAGACTCTTCAAAATACGAAATAGAAATaactataatatcaaaaattaataaatgtgaaataaaagaaattttaaggatatattttttaaagtacatgcCTATCAAATCAAACATATGGTGGTATGCTTTAAGCTTATAATCAACCTTGAATGCTAACAAGAGACATTTTAGGGGGTCTCCTCAAAAAAATGAACGCATCGTCTTTAATTAGTATGCAAATTTAAAACACTTTGTAAAAAGACCATGCGTTCGTTACAACTTATTGTATATGGTGTATGAAGTCTGCCATACGCCACAGTGGTCAAACTGCAAATCAGCGTAaagacaacttttaaaataataatattcattaaaaaaaatgtaattgctaAATGTTTtgctacaaagaaaaaaaaaagttaaattcaacCTATTACAAGAATCAGaatgttaaaaagtaaaaatttgcattttgaccACATCATTTAGTAACTTGACCATACGATGAGAACGGTCGAGTTTTCACAAGTGCTCTTATCTAGCTCTAATGTCGTTAAACAGGAGAGTGGTTAAATGGTTGCTTATATAGGAAGAGTTAATATATTCTATGAATGTTGGATCATCGACAGAGGATACGAGACTAGTGCCTAAGGAATGTTAGAGAAATTAGAGTACTGCCTGAGATGGTTTAGAATTAAACCTGTCATAACACTTAACCTCCATTACCATTCAAATAACCAAACTCATAAAACTATCACTAAATTTTTCTAAGAGCAGGGCTTGAAAGTTACATTTAAGGCTTAGAAATTCTTAGGACCTAATAGATTTTAGAATTGCTtaactatatttgaaatttgtatctaaattaatcaaaattagatttttagaagTAGCCTTCTTTTGCAAGTTTCATTCGCCTACTAAACAAGAACATCATGCGAATTCATATTTTAGGAAACGCACATTGTTACTGATTTTTTCTTAGGTAACTCTTAAATATATTTCGACTCAAAATTTTAGGCCTCTTTCGATACGACGCAATtaactattttagaatttttcaagcCCTGGCcgagtaataaaaataaacttagtaCTCTAAGTAGACTAGTTTTAACGATGAAAAGTCATTATACTTAGGAAGATTATAGGAGACTAAAAATCATTTAGACTTTCAATGTAGCTTTCTGGTCCATAGGGTTTACTGTTCCCTCTACCTTAAACAGTTTTTCGGCTCAGCTAACCTGCCATCTCAGCTAAAACGCTATCGCTTGTGTGAAGAATTCTAGTATCAAAACCAacattaaaaaccaaaaatgatATCTGAATAGATTAGGAAATAGCTCATTTATAATAAGGGTCAGGTCTAGTAGAAGCTAGAAGAATGTCAGTTTCGAAAATGTTCCAAGCTTTCCGTCTCCAAAGAGTTAGATCATAATAGAATCAGTAAGCGTCCACAAATGTAGCTCCATCCAGATGATACGATAGGGCAGTCTCAAACAGggaatttctaatatatttcttcTGCCTGTCAAAGCTATCTAAAACAATAGACTTTCTGGACAAAGTGTGCGAAGCAAAGCTAAATCTCCTCTGTTCTCGGTTAGCTATCGTCTTAAATTAGtcctaaataatttcaaaacagtaaATACCTCAtgatgaattgattattttctttaacgCTTATTGTAATCTAGAAAATgcaaatcatcttttaaatttcagactTGCATTTTTGAGACAGTGCATATTAAATACCAGTACCATAAATGACTCAAactgtttattaaaatacttcagaaatttgagaaaaaaattaaatatatagaataaaaagacTTTATGAACTCTAGAATAAAATCGTTtgcgttaaattttaaaagtaaaaaatatccttttcttaCGAAATTCCATATACTAATCAAAATGTTACCAAATTCGGAGGCGaactaaacaatatttaataattagtttttggaACGTAGATTAATTTGGAGCAAAATAACATCAGACCAATTTTTACAACCACCAGATAACACGTAACTTCACTCGAGTCCAGAACTAAAATAGAACTTTAAAGAGAAAAGGAGccttatataaaacaaatatagtttttttctacATTACAGCATTCATACAATACATATTTTGACATAACATCAATTACGGATTTAGGACTACTATACCTAGTATAGAATTAACGAATatcaaaattcttcagaaaagttAGTAATCGTTCCGTCcgataaaaataacttataaatattcagaatgttTGTTTACAGGATAATTATATGACACATAGCATGTAAAAATTAGTTATCTAACACAAGAAAATAcagaaaactatatatatatctatatatataaatagtacaTAGAAATTCCTAATGATATCGGAAGTAATTAAAAGCTTAGCGTATGAGTTTCCAGTTCGATCATTTCTTTCCAAAGCACCCATAAGGCAATACATGACACAAAATTGTACCCATACTTAGAAGTGGATGAAATACATTCCATCCCTACCCTTCCCCACTTCTAAACAGAAGATCACGGTTGGCATGTGAGGAAAAACAGCTAGTTAAGTCAGAAATGAGCAGAAAGCCCTAACGATCAACGAAGCAGATTGAACCGACCGTCCTGGTGCTATTTGTTTCCGCAAAAAGGTTGTTTAAGTACGCAACTATTTTTCTTCCTTGACTACATCAACAAAATGCTACGGTTTCTCTCCCTCGCAACTACTTCGCCCTTTCCTTTGCAAATTGTGATATACTTCTGCAAACATATCCCGAAAACGAACGTTTGCTTCTGTATTCCCGAGTTGATTCCCTTTTACCTAAGGTTGGGTGAGCTTTCACTCAATCGCCGCACCATACCACTCTCCAAGAATTGTAGAAAAAGCGCGCTCAATAAAGGTTATGTTTCGTTTTAATGTGTGCTGTTTCTCTTGCCTTCACCTCATCGATTTCCACAAAAATGCATTTACACTATACTATAAAACTATCAATAGTAAGATAATTTAATGGATTTCCATCTTTTTTACAGAAACAAGCAAAATgaataatctaaaaattgaatgaaaattaaaacaatataatatttacaaaaaacaaacgGGAGTAATCTTCAAGAAATTTTCTCAGATACtcactaataaatgtatttgtatacTTTTAATCGCGCGCTGTTTTCGGCTAATAGTTACAAAAGGTCCAACTCCTGTGCGGGTAAGCActgtaataattcttaatttaattaagtaaatgtaACTTTTCAAGCACTAATTATATTCGACTTTTATTACAAGCTTCCAATTCAATAAAATGCTCTGAATGCTATATAgccttaaaaacaaaattgaatattgaaaaaatacacACATTTTGTCTTCCTCATTATTAGTTTTCTCATCAGTGTTTGTTTATTCAtatgatgataaattaaaattactgaatcatTCTTACAGCTTGTATTAGTTTTGAATAGTATTAGCTATAAAATATGACTCATTTcggaataaatttcattattaataatcatcTTCAATACCAAAAgaggagaatttaaaaatttaattttttattttccataacattttaaattggcagatttttaaaaaaaaattgaaaaatatatacatggCTTTTCTGAGTGACGATCTCAGGAAATCTCATTATGCTTATTCATAACCCCTTCagtagcaatttcaaaaacatttccgGAAGATTTACAtcagctgatttttaaaaataaattattcaattctaaaaattcagTGGTGCATTTAGTAACTTAGTGATATAGTTAGCAGCATTTATAATCACATATTTATCCTTGAAAAATATTAGTGAAGATGAATAAAGAAGacagtttaatatttataatccattacactaatttttatgtatatattcctttaaaattttatcaatatattcacaccatttttttccttcactgtgtgcttgcaaaattaatatatctctaatattttagaaagatattaagtacattttaaaaactacataaaaatattcactttaattatcttaatttgttcattatactttaaaaaaaaaagaactcatattattttttattagaatccaTTAATAAATGAATCTTATCTCAGGCATGATTGGAATTCCatatcaaaaattctaaaaattagctTGAAGTAAAAATCCAatataatattctgaataattcagaatattaatGTGGTAACTATTGAATACTAATGTCATATTATGTTGTGTTAATGGAATATAAATGTGTAATGCACATACTTATATacatgttttaaaacaattaattagtacagcaaagataataattttgaaatatatatagagagaaaactAACAAACAGTTCACTAATgagtataattttcaaaaaatgtcattcATCAAAGAAAAGTGCAATTGaggaataattattcattatatcatttcaaaatattattcagcattttgtttcctcaatatttttaaaaaattatttcatttaggaAACTTTCTGGAAAAACAGGCAATTCTAGGGGTTTCCCCATCTTCTTAGCtaataatgaaatttcagtaTTATCAGGGCAATGGTTTTCCATGAAATCCTTGTTGAATATGCCATTAAATGTGTACACAGCAAAACCACTTTCTGCAAAATTAGCTATCACTGGGAAAATGTCTTAGGTGGTGTTCAAATATACACATTGTGCATAAAACTTTCAAAACCCAAACATTGTACTAATCAGCAGAAAAACAGTAGTGTTTCTAACATCTCTCATTaagtatttttcttcttcattaaaGTCAAATCCACTGCCAGGTCAAGTAATTCTGACACTTTTGTTAGCAATTAGGCATTCGATAATGTAATGTATATATCAACAAAActccatttgaattttaaatacctGTTACAGTATCCTTATTAGCATGCATTGGAAAAGAATTGAAGTTTATAAGAAATGGGAAATTTTGGATATATCATGGATGGAAGataataaattttccataaaatcttAAAACTTAAGAACTTccataaaataatggaattttgtagaaattttgaaCCTCAAAACTTtacatacatttttgtttaaagaaaataagtaacattttgCAAGCTGCACAGTATAtagaatatctattttcaaaaatattcattatttatcataatattacctaaataattaaaggaactttcaaaaaaattggaccatggaagaaaaattaaatggatttaaatattttaaagacaaaataattcattttcttcctCTTCTTTTAGATTGAATACTTCAACCGAAAAGTTCATAGCATCAGCATTTCCTGCATTCATTTAATGCTTAAagcaattatttgatatttttggatTTCTTGGTTAACAATTtctcatcaattaaaattatatttaatataatatttataaatttcatcaaaataatgagagttgctgcttttaaaatataagcagAATCCTAACTGTTAGTTCTAACTGATGGAGATGTTTCTTTAGAAGTCACTTTTTTGAGCATGTATTTTATCTACTATCTGTTTaggaatgcatttaattatttttcctgtaaAATTGACCTTGCCAAGATTTCtaatcagctttaaaaaaaatacatcataaaTAGCTTATCCTAATAAATGATCAAATTCGCGAACAGTTCATCAATTCCTCCTTACTATCAAATTTGCAAACAGTCGCAATTTTGGATAATGATAAGAAAACAAAGTTTCGATAAAGAaaccaatttttgtttttaggGCTGCAACTGAAACTGCTAGATTCATCACATTTGGCAAGTTGTGACTTAAAAGACATAATTTGGCGATCATAATGAAATCTTAAAGTATTCAgacaaaattcatgaaaattagtgaacattcagtaaaaaaatcCGGAATTCTGGATAAATCCTGAGCACAATCAAGTCTGATatctttacttttcaaaaaattataaattaaaagagaataaatatacATTCAAAATCACTTGagctatgaaatattttatttttatataaatatacatttttataacatataatatctaacctaaaaaatgttattaaactaaATGCAAAAAGCTGGATTGTAGCATTTCTCACTTTGTGAAGATATAAATAGTATCAAAGGTCTAAAAATAGTAAGGAAATGGTtagaagaatttataattatgtaactttaggaaataataatttagatgaataaaaatgtttcgtATCAAAAATCCATCATCCAgagtaaaatctgaaataatggattctttttttaaatgtaaaattcttcaagctagtgaaataaaattcagagtattttgaacgagaaaaaaaataagagggAAAGTTTGGATAgtgataaaaagaataaaaagaactttCTAGTAGAAGTcaagaattcataataaattttacttatcacAATATTTAACTGGTTAACATACATACAAAGTCAATAAAAAGCAGAGAAAAATAGAGATTAGCACTGGGTAATATCTTCTAAGGAAATAACTTCCATCAATTCAACAGATGAACTCAAACCATGTTGTACACAAGTTTTTTTAGGTAGTACAATAACTTGTACATATCTATTGGAATTGAAGGGAGAAAAACCTAAAGATAAGGAAGCCACTATCaattttttacattcaattaattCTAAAGATACAACtgcataatattattaatttcgaataccaattaaaaaattaaaaattatcaaggttataaaagtaactaatttccaaaaattttttgaaataattctttacctaaaaaacaaacaaattaaacgttttttatattatttactatacCTAAGAAAttcgtctttaaaaaaaataaaagtttaagagAGAACAAAAATTTACTCACTTTCACTGTAAGTTCCAGTGGAAGAACAACTCCAAGAATGTTTCCTTTCATatggattttcaaaaattcttgatGTTTGCGGAAAATCAGTCCAATTACTTGACTGATAGCaatcatttaaatacatattagatCTTCTACTATGTTGCGAAAAGTGACTAGAAGAAAAGCCTGAATCCATTAATCTTTTTTCATGTTGAAATGAAGAATTAGTAAATGTTGTTAAATCAAGTATATTCTCCTTATctgtttttggcatttttttgcCTCTAGAAAATGAGTTTTTCTCAATCTCACTTTTAAATGTAGTTGgagaaagtttaaaagaaaattctgacagTCGATCTTTTATTACTTGCTTTTCTGCATTAGAAGAAAATGAAGGTTTTCTTGCAGATGCTTCTAGTTTATCATTTAGATTGCATTTCAGGaagttattttgataattatcattTATAGTTCCAGAATTTTTAGAGGTTtcaggaaaatttatttctgattgaCAAGGTTTATAATATCCAAACCAAGAACCACTTTCATTCTCTGgtcttttggaatttttaacattaaatggaGTAAAAGAATATTCACTGCTTGAACCAGAAAAAATGCTTGGtgatttttttgaagatattcttctttttttcttaaaaagtttagGGCATTTTTCTTGCTGAGAATTCTGATTTGCAAGTTTCATACTGTAAGGCAAAAAAGAACTGCCATTATTATCTGGAGAAATACTTTCAGTTTTTGTTGGATTATTAGTTGATAAGTTTACactttcattcaattttcttgTAATGTGCATATGCCAATCTGTAATAGCGTTAttagatgaaattttagaattattagttttacgaaaactttgatttttaaattttgttgtactacttttattttcatttgtcaaaaaatctgtaaatgattttttgttaGAGATTACATCTTGCTTGATGAATTTGCCATCAGAAGGtgaaatttggttcatttcttttttacaagATTTGTATTTTGAAGAATCCAAAGTTGCATTtgaatgaaaactgtttgaatattttttgttttttgatgaAAACAGTTGATCTGATAAAAGGTCACACTGAACAGTTTTTGAATCAGAAAGACTTTCCTTTTTTATGGACAATTTATTTAGAGATCTTTCAGAAATGTGTGGTACTTTTCTTTTCCTACATATTGTTTGTGAAGTACTTTCATAAATGGATGATGAGGAAGAATTTGCTTTTTCTAAAGACCTGGAgctactttttacttttaaactgGGCGATTGAATGCTTGGCACTTTTGTAGAGCTTtgcttcaaagaaaaaattttatcatccttaatttaatgagagaaaatactttataaattttttttagtgtttaatgaatattgaaaaaacatATAGGAAAAGAATATATGGCATATAATTAGAAcagaaaaatctatataaatattactcCCCAAAAATGCAGTATTTAACAACAGGATCTGGAGAGCATTGAATAAATCATGGGAGTCTActttccaaatataaataaataagcactACTAGTTTTGAGCCTACATTTTGATAAACTAAACATGAAACTCAATCATTACTGttaatcattaacaaaaaaatgaatgaaaactaaTTGAACATGCAAATGAATCAATCGAAAGAATAATAAGTTTCAAACTAGTTTTCTTGCACAATTGTTTACTGAGAAATATTACAAACATTACTAAAATTCTACTAAGATAACTCTGAAAGAGTCTATATTTCTTGGAACTGTATTCACTTCATTAAATGTATATTAAGTTTCAGGGAAATCTCAAAAACTTCAATGTATTTATTACTTACATAACTGCAAGCATttgtttatctaaaaaataagtgTTTATCACTCTTCTTACACTTTTGTGATATTCTTAATTTCAGTTGTCCATCGAATATgccttcataaataaaaaatgccttgattatataaaaaacaattttataagtgacaaattttatttaatatgtatttaggTGAAAGCCTCAAGAGAAACtcaattcagaaatattttaatccataaaattatttttaggacaATTGTGCAAAGCTAAAATACCACAAATTCTTTACCATTATATCTATTTAATCTATATTAGGATTCTCTTCATTTATCCTAAAACTCTAATTtactgttttgtatttttaatcattttttgctcgttttaatttaatttttaatttctcttctaaagcttataaaattaagcaaaaacaaaaaaaaagggaaagaaacaCTTTCAGCAAAGAAAATTTCCTACTGATTTGAACTAAAgcatcaaaatcaaatttaattctaccatgatattttaaaaaatagctgcaATAGGATACAATATCCTAAATATAGTGAACAACATGAGAAAAATTATGTAGCACTCCTTGTAGGGACGGACTGACAAGCATTAGTAAGTAGTACGAAAAGacccttattttttgttttctccttgtttcttttactaaaatttttagctcgaataaaattttaaaacagataaaagaaaacaagcaattaattaaaaaaatgtaaataaattacaaataagcTAGTCACATATCTGAAATtatagtattttcattatttgatttaaataaatgttttccatttgtatatatttcaagcagtctaaaaaaacacaaaattactttttgaaaaggtcaaagattaaaatttagtaaCTTCAAGATGAAACTATCAGTACTTAAAAACGAAACATTattatatgttaagtatttacatatttatcatCCTAACAGGATTTTAAcaatgttcagaaaaaaatttggtttGTACATTATGCTTAAATCATGAACAAGCCTCTTGTCTTTTTCAGAAAAGCATCAGTTTATACATTGGTGttgattcataaattattcaattaaattcatttaaaa
Above is a genomic segment from Argiope bruennichi chromosome 1, qqArgBrue1.1, whole genome shotgun sequence containing:
- the LOC129966632 gene encoding uncharacterized protein LOC129966632; its protein translation is MEVEKHSALGMDFKNLISCIHYHEDSQDKDVILETLKTIIDICSIESCGRDAFREEGGLDFLVEFLFSTDNTIFLEHALKTLAFVIDENVHSQMYMSKRSVFEVLQTILKKQSFPTAVQKNALVLISTILYHNSTAQNLVFEIGFLQDLLSLYEYYAQGAMINNSCMTSNLDNSVLNLWMSTNSALCFAVNNPQNEKNQDLCKNIFPIALKILELSSNSVVKNSSASFLLLTISDNAKCQDYFSVCDGFLVLKRCFQKYFDTLLLDMKICNGVTGKETYQAINNIIGIISSASLDHEENATISGEIGILSMMIKLLFLETFDFQLKTKIVLCLGHCIGACCSNKSYVLETENFDAFLKRCLQLGNAELSSACKYLLQVCLMNKELLDSNLDYTRCDPEYYNDALMNNFVSNGMQSSTKVPSIQSPSLKVKSSSRSLEKANSSSSSIYESTSQTICRKRKVPHISERSLNKLSIKKESLSDSKTVQCDLLSDQLFSSKNKKYSNSFHSNATLDSSKYKSCKKEMNQISPSDGKFIKQDVISNKKSFTDFLTNENKSSTTKFKNQSFRKTNNSKISSNNAITDWHMHITRKLNESVNLSTNNPTKTESISPDNNGSSFLPYSMKLANQNSQQEKCPKLFKKKRRISSKKSPSIFSGSSSEYSFTPFNVKNSKRPENESGSWFGYYKPCQSEINFPETSKNSGTINDNYQNNFLKCNLNDKLEASARKPSFSSNAEKQVIKDRLSEFSFKLSPTTFKSEIEKNSFSRGKKMPKTDKENILDLTTFTNSSFQHEKRLMDSGFSSSHFSQHSRRSNMYLNDCYQSSNWTDFPQTSRIFENPYERKHSWSCSSTGTYSESFSPFNSNRYVQVIVLPKKTCVQHGLSSSVELMEVISLEDITQC